In one window of Kwoniella newhampshirensis strain CBS 13917 chromosome 14, whole genome shotgun sequence DNA:
- a CDS encoding T-complex protein 1, beta subunit → MNVFSDEATEERGENARLSSFVGAMALGDLVKSTLGPKGMNKILQSASNNSITVTNDGATILKSIHLDNPAAKILVNISKVQDDEVGDGTTSVCVLASELLREAEKLVTVQKIHPQTVVEGYRIASKAALEALEASAEDNKSDEKKFREDLFNIARTTLSSKVLAQDKDYFANLAVDAVLRLKGSTDLEHIQIIKKVGGKLTDSYLDEGFILDKTIATNSPKRIENAKILIANTSMDTDKIKIFGARVRVDGTGKLAELERAEKEKMKQKVQAIAAHGVTCFVNRQLIYNYPESLLAEAGVMSIEHADFEGVERLALVTGGEIASTFDAPDKVKIGRCDLIEEIMIGEDKLIKFSGVAAGEACTVVLRGATSQMVEEAERSLHDALSVLSQTVKETRVTLGGGCAEMLMSCKVEEAARTVKGKKALAVEGFARALRQMPTILADNGGYDSSDLVTKLRAAHYEGRSDAGLDMDRGEVASMKKLGVTESFKLKKQVVVSSSEAAEMILRVDNILRSAPRRREGQ, encoded by the exons ATGAACGTCTTTTCAGACGAA GCCACCGAAGAAAGGGGCGAAAACGCTCGACTTTCTTCTTTCGTAGGTGCAATGGCTTTGGGAGATCTGGTCAAGTCAACGTTGGGACCCAAGGGAATGAACAAGATCCTGC AATCGGCGTCCAACAACTCTATCACTGTGACCAACGATGGTGCTACCATTCTCAAATCCATTCACCTCGATAACCCCGCCGCAAAAATCCTTGTCAACATATCAAAGGTTCAGGATGATGAAGTCGGTGACGGTACGACCTCGGTCTGTGTGCTCGCATCAGAGCTCTTGCGGGAGGCGGAGAAACTCGTCACGGTCCAAAAGATCCATCCTCAAACGGTTGTCGAAGGCTATCGAATCGCATCCAAGGCTGCTCTCGAGGCACTTGAGGCTTCTGCTGAGGACAACAAGAGTGATGAAAAGAAGTTTAGGGAAGACCTTTTCAACATTGCGAGGACGACTCTCAGCAGCAAGGTTTTAGCCCAGGACAAGGATTATTTTGCCAACCTTGCCGTCGACGCTGTGTTGAGACTGAAGGGATCGACAGACTTGGAACATATTCAAATCATCAAAAAGGTCGGCGGGAAGTTGACAGATTCTTATctggatgaag GCTTCATTCTGGACAAGACAATCGCAACCAATTCCCCAAAGCGAATAGAAAACGCTAAAATCCTTATCGCCAACACAT CAATGGACACagacaagatcaagatcttcGGAGCACGAGTGCGAGTCGATGGAACGGGCAAATTGGCCGAGCTGGAAAGGGCAGAGAAG GAAAAGATGAAGCAAAAAGTTCAGGCAATTGCTGCTCACGGTGTAACTTGTTTCGTCAACAGACAACTTATCTATAATTACCCTGAGAGCCTTCTCGCTGAGGCTGGTGTCATGTCGATCGAGCATGCCGATTTTGAGGGTGTGGAAAGACTGGCATTGGTGACTGGGGGAGAGATCGCGAGCACATTTGACGCACCGGACAAGGTCAAAATCGGACGTTGTGACctgatcgaagagatcatGATTGGAGAAGACAAG CTCATCAAGTTTTCCGGAGTTGCTGCTGGGGAGGCATGCACTGTGGTTCTTCGTGGTGCTACCTCGCAGATGGTTGAGGAGGCTGAGCGATCTCTCCACGATGCTCTCTCCGTTCTTTCACAGACTGTCAAGGAGACTCGAGTGACCCTTGGAGGCGGATGTGCtgagatgttgatgagctgcaaggtggaagaagcggcAAGGACAGTCAAGGGGAAAAAAGCTCTAGCCGTCGAAGGTTTTGCGAGAGCTCTCAGACAAATGCCCACCATTCTGGCGGACAACGGAGGTTACGACTCCAGCGATCTGGTCACCAAATTGAGAGCAGCGCATTACGAGGGCCGATCAGATGCTGGGTTAG ATATGGATCGTGGAGAGGTTGCGTCCATGAAGAAGCTCGGTGTCACAGAGTCATTCAAGCTCAAGAAGCAGGTCGTTGTTAGTTCGAGCGAGGCGGCAGAGATGATTCTTCG AGTGGATAACATCCTTCGAAGCGCACCCAGACGGAGAGAGGGACAGTGA